A region from the uncultured Bacteroides sp. genome encodes:
- a CDS encoding DUF5018 domain-containing protein — MKRNLLYLLGILTFLSACQDPEEVAPDTSRQGITSLTAVFTSGDYNGSEAVSYKVSAEESTSDRFVIPVPWFFPESSDNETTENMTAMRVKAELNNNYTISPELTVLDLTKENYFTLTAPDGSTRKISITGERTKSSACQLITFSLKNPEISAVIDQTNKTVSLISADDLSACLADFEVSAHATISPDPSTVVLNYNESVKLTVTAHNGTSKQEYTVMKNIPEKISYGFNSESLEQIFNIDATSILGIPYLSTNAPTMGAINNQLVVCMGDGTTPMYFNRITGVKLGTINLGTAKAASVTSDEANHLLICNHPKGGEICNIYITSSVTQAPTLFYSFTNETALPMGAKMKVNGDVKNDAVIIITNEGIDGVTNSSKFTRIVVKSGVIQTPEVVDISATGLAWGSAPVNGTTVVPASTNASDGYFLSYYDANVFTYLNGTNTIAAQLSNSSGNSWGQNQNCLDAKGFNNANYVALFLVSHFPSWGIGPVLYMYDVTDKGKLTGDISTSPALVLSNENLDWYQQATYDTASGDVLIAPTADGFKLYVYYYDNNSATIGAYVADCIKK; from the coding sequence ATGAAAAGAAATTTATTATATTTATTAGGGATACTGACATTTCTTTCTGCTTGCCAGGATCCTGAAGAAGTGGCTCCGGATACCTCTAGGCAGGGGATAACCAGTCTTACGGCTGTTTTTACTTCAGGTGACTATAACGGATCGGAAGCAGTGAGTTACAAGGTTTCAGCGGAAGAATCTACTTCTGACAGATTTGTAATTCCGGTTCCTTGGTTCTTTCCCGAGAGTAGCGATAATGAGACGACTGAAAACATGACTGCAATGCGTGTAAAGGCCGAACTGAATAATAATTATACAATTAGTCCGGAGCTGACTGTTCTTGATTTAACGAAAGAAAATTATTTTACATTGACTGCTCCGGACGGTTCTACAAGAAAGATTAGTATTACTGGTGAACGGACAAAATCATCTGCTTGCCAGTTAATTACGTTTAGTTTGAAGAATCCTGAGATTTCTGCTGTAATTGATCAGACGAATAAAACAGTGTCTTTGATTTCTGCAGATGATTTGTCTGCTTGTCTGGCTGATTTTGAAGTGTCTGCACATGCCACTATTTCTCCCGATCCAAGTACTGTTGTTTTGAACTATAATGAATCAGTGAAACTGACAGTAACTGCTCATAACGGCACGAGTAAACAAGAGTACACCGTTATGAAGAATATACCGGAGAAGATATCATATGGTTTTAATTCTGAGAGTTTGGAGCAAATTTTTAATATTGATGCTACAAGTATATTGGGTATTCCATATCTATCGACTAATGCTCCTACTATGGGTGCTATTAATAATCAGCTGGTTGTTTGTATGGGAGACGGAACTACTCCGATGTATTTTAATCGCATAACGGGCGTTAAACTGGGGACTATTAACTTAGGAACAGCTAAAGCTGCTAGTGTAACAAGTGATGAAGCGAATCATCTGTTGATCTGCAATCATCCGAAAGGAGGAGAAATCTGTAATATCTATATAACCTCTTCTGTGACACAGGCACCTACTTTGTTCTATTCATTTACGAATGAAACGGCTTTGCCTATGGGTGCGAAAATGAAGGTAAATGGTGATGTGAAGAATGATGCTGTTATCATAATAACAAACGAAGGTATTGATGGGGTTACTAATTCAAGTAAATTTACACGAATTGTAGTGAAGAGTGGTGTTATCCAAACACCTGAAGTGGTTGACATCAGTGCTACAGGTTTGGCATGGGGAAGTGCTCCGGTAAATGGTACGACAGTAGTTCCGGCTTCTACAAATGCGAGTGATGGCTATTTCCTCTCTTATTATGATGCGAATGTCTTTACTTATCTCAACGGGACAAATACGATTGCTGCCCAATTGAGCAATTCGTCAGGAAATAGTTGGGGACAAAATCAGAATTGTCTGGATGCTAAAGGTTTTAATAACGCTAATTATGTGGCATTGTTTCTAGTTAGTCATTTTCCAAGTTGGGGTATTGGCCCTGTATTGTACATGTATGATGTTACTGATAAAGGGAAATTGACAGGGGATATTTCGACATCTCCGGCATTAGTACTTTCAAACGAGAATTTAGATTGGTATCAGCAAGCAACGTATGATACGGCTTCCGGTGATGTATTGATTGCTCCGACGGCAGATGGCTTTAAATTATATGTATACTATTATGATAATAATAGTGCTACCATTGGAGCTTATGTTGCTGATTGTATTAAGAAATAA
- a CDS encoding AGE family epimerase/isomerase produces MVFKELAAQYKTELLDGVLPFWLNNSQDKECGGYFTCLNRDGSVFDTDKFVWLQGREVWMFSMLYNKVEKRKEWLDCAVQGGEFLKKYGHDGNYNWYFSLDKEGKPLVEPYNIFSYTFATMAFGQLSLATGNQEYADIAKKTFEIILSKVENPKGKWNKLYLGTRDLKNFALPMILCNLALEIEHLLDADYLKQTMETCIHEVMDVFYRPELGGIIVENVMTDGQLSDSFDGRVINPGHSIEAMWFIMDLGQRLNRPDLIEKAKDITLTMLKYGWDKQYGGIFYFMDRLGYPTQQLEWDQKLWWVHIETLISLLKGYQLTGSKECLEWFETVHNYVWTHFKDPEHPEWFGYLDRRGEVLLPLKGGKWKGCFHVPRGLYQCWTILENL; encoded by the coding sequence ATGGTTTTTAAGGAATTGGCGGCACAGTATAAAACTGAGTTGCTAGACGGAGTCTTGCCTTTTTGGCTTAATAATTCTCAGGATAAAGAGTGTGGAGGCTACTTCACTTGTCTTAACAGAGACGGAAGTGTATTCGACACGGATAAGTTCGTGTGGCTGCAGGGACGCGAGGTCTGGATGTTCTCAATGCTTTACAATAAAGTGGAGAAGCGTAAGGAATGGTTAGATTGTGCTGTGCAAGGTGGAGAGTTTCTGAAGAAGTATGGCCATGACGGGAATTACAATTGGTATTTCTCTCTTGACAAAGAGGGAAAGCCATTAGTAGAGCCATACAATATTTTCTCATACACTTTTGCTACTATGGCTTTTGGGCAGTTAAGTCTTGCTACCGGTAATCAGGAGTATGCGGATATTGCTAAAAAAACTTTTGAAATCATACTGTCGAAAGTGGAGAATCCGAAAGGGAAGTGGAATAAGCTTTATCTTGGAACGCGTGATTTGAAAAACTTCGCACTGCCTATGATTCTTTGTAATCTGGCATTGGAGATTGAACATTTGCTGGATGCTGACTATTTGAAGCAGACTATGGAAACATGCATACATGAAGTAATGGATGTTTTCTATCGTCCTGAATTGGGAGGAATCATTGTTGAAAATGTAATGACCGATGGACAGTTGTCTGATTCATTTGACGGGCGGGTGATTAATCCGGGTCATTCTATTGAAGCCATGTGGTTTATTATGGATTTGGGTCAAAGACTGAACCGTCCGGATTTGATAGAGAAGGCGAAAGATATTACTTTGACCATGCTGAAATATGGATGGGACAAGCAATATGGGGGGATTTTCTATTTTATGGATCGCTTGGGTTATCCTACTCAGCAATTGGAATGGGATCAAAAGTTGTGGTGGGTGCATATTGAAACGCTGATTTCCTTATTGAAAGGATACCAATTAACAGGTTCTAAGGAGTGTCTGGAATGGTTTGAAACAGTACATAACTATGTCTGGACTCATTTCAAGGATCCTGAACATCCCGAATGGTTCGGTTATCTCGACCGGAGAGGAGAGGTGCTATTACCCTTGAAGGGCGGAAAATGGAAAGGATGTTTCCATGTACCAAGAGGATTATACCAATGTTGGACGATATTGGAAAATTTATAG
- a CDS encoding RagB/SusD family nutrient uptake outer membrane protein → MKRIYLISTFVLGTLFGLSSCSDYLNMTPTDEASDKMVWSSVSSAELVVNSFYHYTAYFGNYNEGECKAGMTEGLTDMIKYGDANYNAYRYVPNELSYGESSVLTANYVNVYLGNWTAVYEYVRRVNEALYNLDKYGNFSEDETLRLESELRFFRGMLYFDLVKRYKEVIIYDKDLSKIQASMPLSTEEEGWDFVEADLNYAGEHLQKSVQSNGRVTSGAAYALLSRAMLYAERWDKAKAAAEEVFNMKLYSLTENYADAFKSNSGESIWEYDYSATNSVYHSWDNFYAPGGDKTLDGNGQVGGLATPTQEMVESYEYADGGFPDWSTWHSTAGTEEEPPYSQLEPRFQAAVLYNGAEWKGRSIEPYVGGTDGWCTWKVEKDANGRTTTGYFLKKLVNEDHHFTTSQYCESPWIAIRYAEVLLNYAEACYKTSDPTNANAAVREIRTRVGLPYSDKSGDALMAAIRQERKVELSCEGLYYWDMRRWRLSADAFTGTRRHGLKIEKNANGTFKYTYVEVDDKDLNFPAKMYRCPLPSDEINGNKLVSQYTEWQ, encoded by the coding sequence ATGAAAAGAATATATTTGATAAGTACATTTGTTCTTGGAACGTTATTCGGTTTGTCATCGTGCAGTGATTATCTGAATATGACACCGACGGATGAAGCCTCTGATAAAATGGTCTGGAGCTCGGTAAGTAGTGCGGAATTGGTGGTGAATAGTTTCTATCATTATACTGCTTATTTTGGTAATTATAATGAGGGGGAATGTAAAGCTGGCATGACAGAGGGATTGACTGATATGATTAAGTATGGAGATGCTAATTATAATGCTTACAGGTATGTGCCTAATGAATTGTCTTATGGAGAATCATCTGTACTGACTGCCAATTATGTAAATGTGTATCTAGGTAACTGGACTGCTGTTTATGAATATGTACGTCGGGTGAATGAAGCGTTGTATAATTTAGATAAATATGGAAATTTCTCAGAAGATGAAACTCTCCGTCTTGAGTCAGAGCTTCGCTTTTTCAGAGGAATGCTCTATTTTGATTTAGTAAAGCGATATAAAGAAGTCATTATTTATGATAAGGACCTCAGCAAAATTCAAGCTAGTATGCCTTTGAGCACAGAAGAAGAAGGATGGGATTTTGTCGAAGCTGATTTGAATTATGCAGGTGAACATCTTCAAAAGAGTGTACAGTCAAACGGACGTGTTACAAGCGGAGCTGCTTATGCGTTATTATCTCGGGCTATGTTGTATGCTGAGCGTTGGGATAAAGCGAAAGCAGCAGCTGAAGAAGTTTTTAACATGAAACTTTATTCCTTGACTGAAAATTATGCTGATGCATTTAAGTCGAATAGTGGAGAATCTATCTGGGAATATGATTATAGTGCTACGAATAGCGTTTATCATTCATGGGACAATTTTTATGCTCCTGGTGGAGATAAGACTTTGGATGGTAACGGACAAGTAGGGGGATTGGCTACTCCGACGCAAGAGATGGTGGAATCTTATGAGTATGCTGACGGTGGTTTTCCTGATTGGTCAACATGGCACAGTACTGCGGGGACAGAAGAAGAACCTCCTTATTCTCAGCTAGAACCTCGTTTTCAGGCTGCTGTACTTTACAATGGGGCTGAGTGGAAGGGACGCAGTATTGAACCTTATGTCGGCGGTACAGATGGATGGTGTACATGGAAGGTGGAGAAAGATGCCAACGGACGTACTACTACCGGATATTTCTTGAAAAAGCTAGTTAATGAAGATCATCACTTTACAACCTCGCAATATTGTGAATCACCATGGATTGCTATTCGTTATGCGGAAGTGTTGCTGAATTATGCTGAAGCTTGTTACAAGACTAGTGACCCCACTAATGCTAATGCAGCTGTAAGAGAAATACGTACCAGAGTAGGACTTCCTTATTCGGACAAGAGTGGAGATGCTTTGATGGCTGCTATTCGACAAGAACGTAAAGTAGAGCTTTCTTGTGAGGGATTGTATTATTGGGATATGCGTCGTTGGAGGTTATCGGCAGATGCATTTACCGGTACTCGAAGACATGGATTAAAAATTGAGAAGAATGCGAATGGTACGTTTAAATATACCTATGTGGAAGTAGATGATAAAGATCTTAATTTCCCGGCGAAAATGTATCGTTGCCCGTTACCTAGTGATGAAATAAACGGTAATAAGCTAGTGAGTCAATATACCGAATGGCAGTAA
- a CDS encoding phosphodiester glycosidase family protein produces the protein MKKIYYLFLLVIPCLSMACDNKDTSIPEWPWNDTPEEESTEANPDIVKLGWTNVDADYGDLPTYMDVYKSPEMLAEKTAVAYIVVADMSQATFNVWGDVSYSDAAQGYGSATVKTPSEIYSEENLPVIINGGLFFWDNSSVESGFYYSQSLAIRNSELLSPNQNYYSEDWVTLWYPTIGAFCQMEDGSFKTTWTYYTSGGVNYSYPAPADNSISKDPLDVPSATFPEGASELKAKTAIGGASVLIHDGVIKNTYAQEMLDVSADSDQPRSAIGTTGDNKMIIFACEGREATVGSVGLTTANVAEVLKALGCVEALNLDGGGSSCLLVNGKETIKPCNDGNAERKILTAVTLK, from the coding sequence ATGAAAAAAATATATTATTTATTCTTGCTGGTTATTCCATGCCTATCTATGGCTTGCGATAATAAAGATACTTCTATTCCTGAATGGCCATGGAATGATACTCCTGAGGAAGAATCGACGGAGGCTAATCCTGATATTGTAAAGTTAGGATGGACAAATGTTGATGCTGATTATGGAGATTTGCCTACTTATATGGATGTTTATAAATCTCCTGAGATGTTGGCCGAAAAAACGGCTGTAGCTTACATTGTTGTTGCTGATATGAGTCAGGCAACATTTAATGTCTGGGGTGATGTGAGTTATTCGGATGCAGCCCAGGGCTATGGATCTGCTACTGTAAAAACGCCTTCAGAGATTTATTCAGAGGAGAATTTGCCGGTTATTATAAATGGGGGTCTTTTTTTCTGGGATAATTCATCCGTGGAGAGTGGCTTTTATTATTCTCAGAGTTTAGCTATACGTAATAGTGAACTTTTATCTCCGAATCAAAATTATTATTCGGAAGACTGGGTTACTTTATGGTATCCTACTATTGGAGCTTTTTGCCAGATGGAAGATGGCTCTTTTAAAACAACATGGACTTATTATACTAGTGGAGGTGTAAACTACTCTTATCCGGCACCTGCTGATAATAGTATTTCTAAAGATCCGTTGGATGTACCGTCGGCGACTTTTCCGGAAGGTGCTTCCGAATTGAAAGCAAAAACAGCTATCGGAGGTGCTTCTGTATTAATACACGATGGAGTAATTAAAAATACTTATGCACAGGAAATGTTAGATGTATCTGCTGATTCTGACCAGCCTCGTTCGGCTATCGGGACTACGGGAGATAATAAAATGATCATTTTTGCATGTGAAGGGCGTGAGGCCACTGTAGGTAGTGTTGGGCTTACTACTGCTAATGTTGCCGAGGTGCTGAAAGCATTGGGATGTGTGGAAGCTCTTAACTTGGACGGCGGTGGTTCCAGCTGCTTGCTGGTCAATGGTAAGGAGACGATAAAGCCCTGCAATGATGGGAATGCGGAACGTAAAATACTTACTGCAGTGACTTTGAAATAA
- a CDS encoding TonB-dependent receptor: MTESNSILKKSRLARVTLLLLFTLFAYSVSGQAQSVVKGTVTDASGEAVIGASVVVKNHSNNGTVTNLDGQYSITANAKDILVFSYIGMVSQEIKIAGNRVINVVLKDDVKTLDEVVVVGYGTQKKASLTGAVSAMKGDELLKSPATNVTQMLAGKLPGISSVQESGEPGLDNASLRIRGSIYNVTYIVDGFPRSIGDIDPNDIESVSVLKDASSAAVYGLKAAGGVIIVTTKKGTEGKAKITYDGSFGASMNANFPQFMNGPQFAYYYNLGDMMDKIGNGLITDASEYTPVFSKQNVEDMLTNSNGWGNVNYIDKVFGTGFNQKHNISIEGGTDKMRYFASVGYLGQKGNIDNFYYDRYNIRTNLEAKVAKDFTLTVGIAGKSSKRHRPGYASGGTDSDSELGEQGWMSIANQTLRMHPYVQETYNGSYSGTANSSGQANSPLAAIYESGYKITRTTDGQTNLSLQYDVPWVKGLSLKVNGSYDYSTSYDKNLDTPYYVQMVTMPTTATEELPYAYTADPRGNTTIQLGEGQATTRQLVGQGSIAYNNSFHKHHVDFLALAEIQNWKYNTFSAYATDVPFPELPELDYGNPSKTKPIAGNSDATRSIGYVFRLKYDYDDKYLAEFTGRYDGSYKFAGNVGGKRWGFFPSGSVAWRISKEDFMESLDFINDLKVRASVGLLGSDNVDPYRFLSTYAYGDKVLIDGNSLSTMYSAAVPNASLSWENTLSYNVGFDFTMWNGLLGLDFDAFYNYTYDILTQMDSGNYPPSMGGYYSKWANYNKIDTKGVDVSVSHRNKFLIAGKTFNYGTSASLTWAKNRWLRYAGDYANEQFWNKVAGNSVYANYGWVAEGLYRSEEEIDNSAWYGSRPNIGDIRYKDLNGDGKIDDLGDRARIGRDNRPELTYGLSLNASWNGFDFNAQFTGGALFDVSLTGTYYNSNDDNTVWTKTFKDGANSPLYLVQNAVSVYNPNGTFPRITAGGLTHGGDNGLSSTFWMRDGKYIRLKSAQLGYTFPKAWTGKIGFQNLRLYVEGSNIFTISGLPAGIDPESPGVNNGYYPQQRTLMGGITLTF, encoded by the coding sequence ATGACAGAGTCTAACTCTATTTTGAAGAAATCTCGATTAGCAAGAGTAACTTTGCTTTTGCTATTCACACTTTTTGCTTATTCCGTAAGCGGGCAGGCACAAAGTGTTGTGAAGGGTACGGTGACCGATGCTTCAGGTGAAGCTGTTATCGGTGCTAGTGTTGTTGTTAAAAATCATAGCAACAACGGAACTGTGACGAATCTTGATGGACAATACAGTATCACGGCTAACGCAAAAGATATTTTGGTGTTTTCGTATATTGGTATGGTTTCTCAGGAAATAAAAATAGCAGGCAATAGAGTAATTAACGTTGTGCTAAAGGACGATGTTAAGACACTGGATGAAGTTGTTGTTGTTGGTTACGGTACTCAGAAAAAAGCTTCACTGACAGGTGCGGTTTCTGCTATGAAAGGCGATGAACTTCTTAAGTCTCCCGCTACTAATGTCACTCAAATGTTGGCAGGAAAATTGCCGGGTATTTCTTCTGTACAGGAATCCGGAGAACCGGGCTTAGATAATGCTTCGTTGCGTATTCGTGGTTCTATATATAATGTTACTTATATTGTTGATGGGTTCCCTCGTTCCATCGGTGATATAGATCCGAATGATATTGAAAGTGTATCTGTACTGAAAGATGCTTCATCTGCAGCTGTTTATGGTTTGAAAGCTGCTGGAGGTGTTATTATTGTTACAACTAAAAAAGGCACTGAAGGGAAAGCGAAAATCACGTATGATGGTTCTTTTGGCGCCTCTATGAATGCTAACTTTCCTCAGTTTATGAATGGACCTCAATTTGCCTATTATTATAATTTGGGAGATATGATGGATAAAATAGGCAATGGACTTATCACGGATGCCAGTGAATATACACCTGTTTTCTCTAAACAGAATGTTGAAGATATGCTGACTAATTCTAATGGTTGGGGCAATGTGAACTATATCGATAAGGTGTTTGGCACAGGTTTTAATCAAAAACACAATATTTCTATTGAGGGTGGAACGGATAAAATGCGCTATTTTGCTTCTGTAGGTTATTTGGGGCAGAAAGGAAACATAGACAATTTCTATTATGATCGCTATAATATTCGTACCAATCTTGAGGCAAAAGTAGCGAAAGATTTTACATTAACAGTGGGCATTGCCGGAAAATCGAGCAAGAGGCACAGACCAGGATATGCTTCCGGAGGTACAGACTCTGATTCGGAACTTGGTGAGCAAGGTTGGATGTCTATTGCCAACCAAACTCTAAGAATGCATCCGTATGTGCAGGAGACGTACAATGGTTCTTATTCCGGTACAGCTAATTCCAGCGGTCAGGCAAATAGTCCTTTGGCTGCTATTTATGAATCCGGCTATAAAATTACCCGTACTACGGATGGACAAACAAATCTTTCCTTACAATATGATGTGCCTTGGGTGAAAGGTTTGAGTTTAAAAGTGAATGGCTCGTATGACTACTCAACTTCGTATGATAAAAATTTGGATACTCCTTATTATGTGCAAATGGTTACGATGCCTACCACTGCAACAGAGGAACTGCCATATGCATATACAGCAGATCCACGTGGAAATACTACTATTCAATTGGGCGAAGGACAGGCTACGACACGTCAGCTAGTTGGACAGGGAAGTATTGCATATAATAATTCATTTCATAAACACCATGTCGATTTTCTTGCTTTGGCGGAAATTCAGAACTGGAAATATAATACGTTTTCCGCTTATGCTACCGATGTGCCGTTTCCTGAACTTCCGGAATTAGATTATGGAAATCCGTCAAAAACAAAACCGATAGCAGGTAATAGCGATGCAACGAGAAGTATTGGGTATGTGTTTCGTTTGAAGTATGATTATGACGATAAATACCTTGCTGAATTTACCGGTCGTTATGATGGTTCGTATAAGTTTGCTGGCAATGTGGGGGGCAAACGTTGGGGGTTTTTCCCATCAGGCTCTGTGGCTTGGAGAATTTCAAAAGAGGACTTTATGGAAAGTCTTGATTTTATTAACGATTTAAAGGTACGCGCGTCTGTAGGTCTGCTGGGGAGTGATAACGTAGATCCTTATCGTTTTTTAAGTACTTATGCTTATGGAGACAAAGTCTTGATCGACGGGAATTCTCTTTCTACAATGTATTCGGCTGCTGTTCCTAATGCTTCACTTTCGTGGGAGAATACGTTGTCATATAATGTAGGGTTTGACTTTACAATGTGGAACGGTTTGTTAGGGCTTGATTTTGATGCATTCTATAATTATACGTATGATATTTTAACTCAGATGGATAGTGGAAATTATCCTCCATCAATGGGTGGGTATTATAGTAAATGGGCGAATTATAATAAGATAGATACTAAGGGAGTAGATGTGAGTGTTTCACATCGTAATAAGTTTCTGATTGCCGGGAAAACTTTTAATTATGGGACATCCGCAAGCTTGACATGGGCCAAGAATCGTTGGTTACGCTATGCCGGTGACTATGCAAATGAACAGTTTTGGAATAAGGTGGCTGGCAATAGTGTATATGCTAATTACGGCTGGGTAGCAGAAGGCTTGTACCGCTCAGAAGAAGAGATTGATAATTCGGCGTGGTATGGTAGCAGACCGAATATTGGTGATATCAGGTACAAGGATTTAAATGGTGATGGTAAAATAGATGATTTGGGGGACAGAGCGCGTATAGGGCGTGATAATCGTCCGGAGTTGACTTATGGTTTGTCGCTTAATGCCAGTTGGAATGGTTTTGATTTCAATGCTCAGTTTACAGGTGGTGCTTTGTTTGATGTTTCTCTAACGGGTACTTACTATAATAGTAATGATGATAATACGGTCTGGACTAAGACCTTTAAAGATGGTGCAAATTCTCCGTTATATTTGGTGCAAAATGCTGTAAGTGTTTACAATCCGAATGGAACTTTTCCCCGTATTACGGCAGGAGGATTGACTCATGGTGGCGATAATGGTTTATCTTCTACTTTTTGGATGCGTGATGGTAAATACATTCGTCTGAAGTCCGCTCAACTAGGATATACTTTCCCGAAAGCATGGACGGGTAAAATCGGTTTTCAAAACTTGAGACTTTATGTGGAAGGATCTAATATTTTCACAATATCCGGGCTCCCTGCCGGTATTGATCCAGAATCTCCGGGAGTGAATAATGGCTATTATCCTCAACAACGTACTTTGATGGGTGGTATAACATTGACTTTCTAA
- a CDS encoding sugar porter family MFS transporter, with the protein MKLQINTGYLIFLSVVAALGGFLFGYDTAVISGTIAKVTTLFQLDAMQQGWYVGCALVGSIIGVLFAGVLSDKIGRKKTMLLSAVLFSTSAIGCALCGDFNQLVIYRIIGGVGIGIVSIISPLYISEISVPQYRGRLVSLYQLAVTVGFLGAFLMNYQLVVWADNGVISGTAMIDKIFVSEIWRGMLGMEALPAVLFFIIIFFIPESPRWLILKGREVRAKKTLIHIYHSDNEVESQIAATREVISSDTKSEWSLLFQPGIFKAVIIGMCIAILGQFMGVNAVLYYGPTIFQNAGLSGGDSLFYQVLVGVVNMLTTVLALGIIDKVGRKNLVYYGVSGMILSLLLIAFYFVAGESMVIPNLFLLIFFLFYIFCCAISICAVVWVLLSEMYPIKVRGLAMSIAGFALWIGTYLIGQLTPWMLQNLSPAGTFILFAVMCIPYILIVWKLVPETTGKSLEEIEKYWTNLNRP; encoded by the coding sequence ATGAAATTACAGATTAATACTGGATATCTTATATTTCTTTCGGTGGTAGCTGCGTTGGGAGGATTTCTGTTTGGCTATGATACGGCTGTTATTTCCGGAACAATAGCAAAGGTCACCACTCTTTTTCAACTGGATGCTATGCAACAAGGTTGGTATGTGGGATGTGCCTTGGTAGGTTCTATAATAGGTGTGCTATTCGCCGGTGTGTTGAGTGATAAAATAGGTAGAAAGAAGACGATGCTTCTTTCAGCTGTATTGTTTTCTACTTCTGCCATCGGTTGTGCTTTATGTGGTGATTTTAACCAGTTGGTTATTTATAGGATTATTGGTGGAGTAGGAATTGGGATTGTATCTATTATTTCCCCATTATATATATCGGAAATCTCCGTCCCTCAGTATAGAGGGCGTTTAGTGTCGCTCTATCAGCTAGCTGTAACAGTTGGTTTTTTAGGCGCTTTTCTAATGAATTATCAATTGGTTGTCTGGGCTGATAATGGGGTGATTTCTGGAACCGCAATGATTGATAAAATATTTGTTTCGGAAATATGGAGAGGTATGTTGGGAATGGAGGCGTTGCCGGCTGTACTGTTTTTTATCATTATCTTTTTTATTCCCGAAAGTCCTCGTTGGCTTATTCTGAAAGGAAGAGAAGTGCGGGCAAAGAAAACGTTGATACATATCTATCATTCTGATAACGAGGTTGAAAGTCAGATTGCGGCAACACGAGAAGTAATCTCTTCTGATACAAAATCGGAATGGTCATTATTATTTCAACCGGGTATCTTTAAGGCTGTTATAATAGGTATGTGTATTGCGATTTTGGGGCAGTTCATGGGTGTGAATGCTGTGCTTTATTACGGACCGACTATCTTCCAAAATGCAGGTCTTTCGGGTGGTGACTCTCTCTTTTATCAGGTACTTGTAGGAGTTGTCAATATGCTTACCACCGTTTTGGCTTTGGGTATTATAGATAAAGTTGGTAGGAAGAACCTTGTTTATTATGGCGTTTCGGGCATGATACTCTCATTATTATTGATTGCCTTTTATTTTGTAGCTGGTGAATCAATGGTCATCCCGAATCTTTTCTTATTGATATTTTTTCTCTTTTATATATTTTGTTGTGCCATATCCATTTGCGCAGTGGTATGGGTGTTATTATCAGAAATGTATCCTATAAAAGTGAGAGGCTTGGCTATGTCAATAGCGGGTTTTGCTTTATGGATCGGTACATATCTCATCGGGCAGTTAACCCCCTGGATGCTCCAAAATCTTTCCCCCGCCGGAACATTCATTCTGTTTGCTGTGATGTGTATTCCCTACATTCTGATCGTCTGGAAGCTGGTACCTGAGACTACCGGAAAGTCTCTTGAAGAAATTGAAAAATATTGGACTAATTTAAATCGACCTTAA